TGAGGCTGTATTCCTCGCCGAAGCCGGGGTCGTCGATGAACTGGTAGTCCTCGCAGGGCGGTTCGCCGCAGGTCTCGCGGTCGGGGTCGCGCGTCCAGAAGTGCGCACCGCACTCGGTGCACTCCCGGCGCTCGAATCCTTCCTCCTCGAAGTAATCGAGGCGGTACTCCGATTCGAGGTCGCTCATTGGGTGTAGGTGGCCGACGAACGAGTAAAACAGTTCCGGGACTAGCGAGTGCCAGAACCGCCAGCCAGCCCGATTTTCCGCCGCGAAATCGTCGGATGCGTACGCGTTGCTGACCGCGGCGTCGCTCGGTGCGATTGAGCGACAGCCTTACGCCGTGTCACTCGTAACCACGTCACGATGACTCGACGGCTCTCCCGTCGCGCCCTCCTCGCCTCGCTCGGTGGTGCCGCCGCCACCGCCGCCGCGGGCTGCACCGCGCCGGCAGACGACCCCGACGCGACGACGACCACGCAGACAGCCGCCGGCTCCGACGCCCCCGAAATATCGCTGTCCGGCGACGGCGCGTGGACGACGTACGGCTACGACACCGGCCACAGCGGCTTCAACCCCGACGCGTCCGGCGTCGGCGACGACCCCTCGCAGGTGTGGAGTTCGTCGGTCGAGGGCATCTACACGCTCCGCGAACCCGCGGTCGCCGACGGCCGCGTCTTCGTCGGGAGCGACCAGTTCATGTGGGCGTTCGACGCCGCCACCGGCGAGCGCGCGTGGCGCACCGACCTCGACGCGATGGCCCACCACTTCGCGCCGACGTACCGCGACGACACCCTCTACACGGTCGCGAAGGACGCCGGCGGCGTGAACAACGGCGCCCCCGGCTACGTGCGCGCGCTGAACCCCGCCGACGGCGGCGTGCGCTGGGAGACGAAACTCCCCGCCACGTCGACGGTGGCGCCCGACGGCGACCGCCTCTACGTCGCCGCGAAGGCCGGCGGGTCGGGGTTCGTGCGCGCGCTGGACCGCGCCGACGGGAGCGAGGGCTGGCGGTTCGACGTGCCCGACACCCCTCGGAGCACGATTACGGGCACGCCCGCGGTCGCCGACGGCACCGTCTACGTTCCCGCGACGCACCTCGCGAACGACGGCTCGAAGACCGGCGCGCTGTACGCGCTCGACCCCGAGTCCGGCGACGTGGACTGGTCGGTGTCGACCACCGCCCCGCTGTACGTCGCGCCCGTCGTCGCCGACGACCGCGTGTTCGTCGCGGCGCGCGACGGCACGATTCACGCGCTCACCCCCGACGGCGACACCGACTGGACGGTCGACGCCACGAACCGAATCTACAGCCGCCCGACGTACGCCGACGGCCGGCTGTTCGCGCTCACCGCCGGCGACATCGTCGCGTACGGCGCGGGCGGCGAGGAACTGTGGCGCGCCGCCAGCGACCGCACGCAGATGTCCGGCATGACCGTCGCCGGCGACACGCTCTACGTCGGCGGCGAACCGCTGTTCGCGCTCGACGTCGCCGACGGCTCCGTGACGTTCGACATCCCGGTCGACGTCTACCACGGCTCCTACGGCGCACCCGTCGTCGTCGAGGACGTGTTGTACGCCGGCATCTGCATCAAGGAACAGACCGGCGTCGAGTACGACAACTACGTGCGAGCCTACGTCTGACTGGGGGCGAGTCGGGCCGCTTCCCCCACCGCCTAAACCCGCGAACGCGTTCGTGTCGCCCATGGGACGGATGCTCGACGGCGAGTGGCACACCGACGAGGAGATGCTCGAACACGACGACAACGGCGAGTTCGAGCGCGAGGAGACCTCCTTCCGAGACTGGGTGGGCGAGGACTACCCCGCCGAGTCCGGGCGCTACCACCTCTACGTCTCCTACGCCTGCCCGTGGGCCCACCGCACCCTGCTCGTTCGCGCGCTGAAGGGGCTGGAGGACGCGATTTCGGTGAGCGTCGTCGACCCCGTGCGCTACGACCAGGGCTGGGAGTTCGACCCGGACGTGCCGGGCTCGACCCCGGACCACCTCTACGGCTCGGAGTACCTCCGCGAGGTGTACGCCGAGGCCGACCCCGACTACTCCGGGCGCGTCACCGTCCCCGTCCTCTTCGACACCGAGGAGGAGACCATCGTGAACAACGAGAGCGAGGAGATAATGCGGATGCTCGACGGCGCCTTCGACGAGTTCGCCGCCCGCGACGTCGACCTCTACCCCGAGGGCTACCGCGACGAAGTCGACCGCCTAATCGAGGACATCTACGACCCCATCAACAACGGCGTCTACCGCGCCGGCTTCGCCGACTCCCAGCGCGCCTACGACAACGCCGTCAACGACGTCTTCGAGGCGCTCTCGCACTACGACGACGTGCTCGCCGACCAGCGCTACCTCGCCGGTGACCGCCTCACGCTCGCGGACGTCGCGATGTTCACCACGCTCTACCGCTTCGACGAGGTGTACCACACGCACTTCAAGTGCAACCGCCGCCACGTCGCGGACTACGACAACCTCTGGCCGTATCTCCGAGAACTCTACCAGCTCCCTGAGGTCGCCGCGACCTGCCACATGGACCACGTGAAGAACCACTACTACCGGAGCCACGGCCACCTCAACCCCAAGCGCATCGTGCCGACCGGCCCGAACCCCGATTTCGTCGCGTCCCACGGCCGCGGCGACCTGCCCGGCGGCCCGCCCGAGGCGCTCCGCGACTGACCTTCATAGGGCTGGCGCGCGTCGTCCCGACATGGACCTGACACGGGACGACCTCCCCGGAATCGCGCTCGCCGTCGTCGTCTGTAACGCCGTCGGCGCGGCGCCCGCGCTCGTCACCGCCACCGGCGCCGGCACGTGGTACGAATCGCTCGCCCGGCCGGCGCTCGCGCCCCCGAACTGGGTGTTCGGGCCGGTGTGGACGCTGTTGTTCACGCTCCTCGGCGTCGCCGCCTACCTCGTCCTGCGGGACGGCACGGGCCGGAAGCGCGCCGTCGCGTTCGGGCTGTTCCTCGCGCAGTACGTCCTCAACGTCAGTTGGACGCTCGTCTTCTTCGGCGGCGAGAACATCGAGGGCGGCCTCGCCGTCATCGCCGCGCTCCTCGCGCTCATCGCCGCGACGCTCGCGGCGTTCTACCGCGTCCGCGGAGTCGCGGGCTACCTGCTCGTCCCGTACCTCGCGTGGGTGTCCTTCGCCGCGTACCTCAATTACGCGTTCTGGACGCTGAACTAGCGCTCCTCGTGGCCGACGCTGATGCCGCCCTCCTCGCTCCAGAGTTCGAGGCGCTCGTCGACGGCCTCGAACACCTCGCCGACGGAGCGGTCGTTCTCGTTCGCGAGGTGGAGCACGTACGCCGCGAGCAGGTCGAACTGCGGGTTCGGCCCCCGCGTGGCGAACTCGCCGTCGTTGAGCAGCATGTTCGCGCCGCCCTCGTCGCCCATCTGTATGACCGCCGTCGGCGACTCCGCGTCCGCGCCGATCATCTCGATGGCGTCCGTCTGGAAGTCGGTGAGGTCTGCCATGCGCGAGCGTTCGTCCGCGCGCGGAAGAAGGTGCTGTTACCGGTCGGCGGTGCTTCGCGTTCTCGCTCTCGCGGTCACTCCTCGGCGTTCAGCGCGACCGAGGCCAGCAGCGCCTCCAACTGGACGCGCTCGTTGGCGCCCTCGGCGATGCGGTAGTCGGCCTCGCCGAGGCGGTCGAGCAGGCGAACGGCGGCGGCCTCCTCCACGTCGAAGTTCCACACCGACCGGTGAATCTGGTCGATGATGTCGCCGCCCGCCAGCCCTCGGTTCGTCAGCAGGTCGTCGAGCGTCGAGCGCGCCGCGGTGAAATCACCCGACAGCGCCTCGGTCACCATCTCCTCGATTTCCTCCGGGCGCGCCGTCGCGGTGATGGCGTAGACGGTCTCCTCGTCGACGGCTTCGCCGGTCGCCGAGGCCGCCTGCAGGGCGTTGATGGCGCGGCGCATGTCGCCGTCCGCGGCGTACACGAGCGCGTCGATGCCGTCCTCCGTGTACTCCAGGTCCTCCTGCGCGGCGATGTGCCGGAGGTGGGCGGCGACCGCGTCGTCGCCGATTTGCGCGAACCGGAACACCGCACACCGCGACTGAATCGGGTCGATGATCTTCGAGGAGTAGTTACACGAGAGGATGAAGCGGGTGTTGTTCGAGAACTGCTCCATCGTCCGGCGGAGCGCGGACTGCGCGTCGTCCGTGAGGGCGTCGGCCTCGTCGAGGAAGATGACGCGGTAGTCGTACCCGCCGAAGGAGGCCCGCGCGAAGTCCTTGATGCGGTCCCGGACCACGTCGATGCCGCGCTCGTCGCTGGCGTTCAGTTCGAGGAAGTTCTCCTGCCAGTCGTCGCCGTAGATTTCTTTCGCGATAGAGACGGACGAGGCCGTCTTCCCGGTGCCGGCGGGCCCCGCGAACAGGAGGTGCGGGAGGTCGTCGCGGTCGACGTAACTCTGCAGGCGTTCCGTGATGTCGGGGTGGCCGACGACGTCCTCCAAGCGCTCCGGCCGGTACTTCTCGACCCAGATTTCCTGCCGTCCGCCGGCGGCGTCTGTCATACCGGTAGCCACGGGCCACCCGGACTTAAGCGGTGCGAGGTACGGCAGTCGCGCTCGCGTCGGCCCCGCTACCTACCGGCCACGTATCAGCCGAGTGCTTGCACAGCACGCCACACACTGTTCAGTTCGCAGATATGTTTATGGAGAATGACGCCGACAGTACGCGTATGACCACGTCACGCGTTCGAGCGCTCGCGCTCGCCGCCGTCGTGTTGCTCGCCGTCCCCGCTCTCGTGGGCGTCGCGGCGGCCGACGAGCGCGCGGGCGGCACCATCGTTGTCGAAGAGGGCGAGACCGTCACGGGCGGCCTGCAGGCGACCGGCGGCACCGTCGTCGTGCGCGGCACCGTCGAAGGCGGCGTCGAGGCGTTCGCCGGCACCGTCGTCGTCGACGACACCGGCACCGTGGAGGGCGACCTCACCGGCGCCGCCGGGTCGATTCGCGTCGCCGGCACCGTCGACGGGAACGTGCAGGCCGCCGCGGGGAGCGTCGACATCACCGACACGGGCGTCGTCACCGGCGACGTGGAGACCGGCGCGGGTTCGTTCGTCCTCGACGGGCGCGTCGACGGCACCGTGCGCGTCGGCGCCGGGAGCATCTCGCTCGGCGAGAACGCCAGCGTGGGCGGCGACTTCCGGTACGACGGCGACCTGACGCGGGCCGACGGCGCGACCGTCGGCGGCGAACTCGTGCAAGACGACAGCCTCGGCCTCGACGTCTTCCCCCTGCTCCCGCAAATCGCGGGCTGGCTGTTCGCCGTCTACACGCTGCTGTTGACGCTCGCGTTCGGCGCCATCCTCCTCGTCGCGTTCCCCGGTGTCTCCCGCACCGCCGCCGACGGCGCCGCGAACCGCCCGCTCCGCACCGCCGGGTGGGGGCTGCTCGCGTTCCTGCTCGCGCCCCTGCTCGCGGTGGTGTTGTTCCTCTCCATCGTCGGCATTCCCCTCGGCCTGCTGTGGCTGTTCGTCTACGTGTTCGTCCTCATTGCGGCGTTCGTCTGGGGGGCGTACGCGCTCGGCGCGTGGGGGCTCTCGCTCGCCGACTACGAGAACAAGTGGGCGGCGCTGGTCGTCGGCGTGCTCGGCGTCGAACTCCTCGGTCGCATCCCGATTCTCGGCGGGTTCGTCGACCTCGCCGTCCTCCTGCTCGGCCTCGGCGCCGTCGCGCTCTCCTTCTACGCGTGGACGAAGCGCCGGCGGGGCGGCGACGAGGAGGAGGAGATGGACCCCTCGGTCGCGTGACCGCACCGCGCCTGACCGCACCGCTGAAGTCGGCGCGCCGGCTACGCCCGGTATGCGCGTGACCGTCGAGGTGGTCGGCGAGGACACCCACGAGTTCGACGTGGACGACGAGACGTACGCCGACCTCCTCGCGAAGGTCGACCTCAGCCCCCACGAGGTGTCGGTGATGGTCGACGGGACGCCCGTCCCGGAGGACCAACCGGTGGACGCAGAGCACGTCCGCGTACTCAGACTCATCCGTGGCGGGTAGCGAGATTCGGCGGGCGTCGGCCCGAGACCACCTCGGCGCGATGCGGGTGCTCGACGGCGCGATGCTCGAAATCTCGGCGTCGGTCGTCGAGGACCGAATCGACGCCGGCACCGTCCTCGTGGCCGACGACGACAACCGCATCGTCGGCGCGCTCGTCGCGATGCCGCGGGAAGAGGGCGCGCACGTCGAAGCAATCGCGGTGCGCCGACGGCGCCGCGGGCGGGGAATCGGCTCCCGCCTCGTCGCGGCGGCGGCCGACCGGTGGACGCCGCTCACGGCCGATTTCGACCCGCCGGTCAAGCCGTTCTACGAGAAACTGGGCTTCGACTGCGAGCGCCGCGGCGACCGCTAT
The nucleotide sequence above comes from Halobacterium litoreum. Encoded proteins:
- a CDS encoding glutathione S-transferase family protein, which translates into the protein MGRMLDGEWHTDEEMLEHDDNGEFEREETSFRDWVGEDYPAESGRYHLYVSYACPWAHRTLLVRALKGLEDAISVSVVDPVRYDQGWEFDPDVPGSTPDHLYGSEYLREVYAEADPDYSGRVTVPVLFDTEEETIVNNESEEIMRMLDGAFDEFAARDVDLYPEGYRDEVDRLIEDIYDPINNGVYRAGFADSQRAYDNAVNDVFEALSHYDDVLADQRYLAGDRLTLADVAMFTTLYRFDEVYHTHFKCNRRHVADYDNLWPYLRELYQLPEVAATCHMDHVKNHYYRSHGHLNPKRIVPTGPNPDFVASHGRGDLPGGPPEALRD
- a CDS encoding bactofilin family protein, which translates into the protein MTTSRVRALALAAVVLLAVPALVGVAAADERAGGTIVVEEGETVTGGLQATGGTVVVRGTVEGGVEAFAGTVVVDDTGTVEGDLTGAAGSIRVAGTVDGNVQAAAGSVDITDTGVVTGDVETGAGSFVLDGRVDGTVRVGAGSISLGENASVGGDFRYDGDLTRADGATVGGELVQDDSLGLDVFPLLPQIAGWLFAVYTLLLTLAFGAILLVAFPGVSRTAADGAANRPLRTAGWGLLAFLLAPLLAVVLFLSIVGIPLGLLWLFVYVFVLIAAFVWGAYALGAWGLSLADYENKWAALVVGVLGVELLGRIPILGGFVDLAVLLLGLGAVALSFYAWTKRRRGGDEEEEMDPSVA
- a CDS encoding outer membrane protein assembly factor BamB family protein; this translates as MTRRLSRRALLASLGGAAATAAAGCTAPADDPDATTTTQTAAGSDAPEISLSGDGAWTTYGYDTGHSGFNPDASGVGDDPSQVWSSSVEGIYTLREPAVADGRVFVGSDQFMWAFDAATGERAWRTDLDAMAHHFAPTYRDDTLYTVAKDAGGVNNGAPGYVRALNPADGGVRWETKLPATSTVAPDGDRLYVAAKAGGSGFVRALDRADGSEGWRFDVPDTPRSTITGTPAVADGTVYVPATHLANDGSKTGALYALDPESGDVDWSVSTTAPLYVAPVVADDRVFVAARDGTIHALTPDGDTDWTVDATNRIYSRPTYADGRLFALTAGDIVAYGAGGEELWRAASDRTQMSGMTVAGDTLYVGGEPLFALDVADGSVTFDIPVDVYHGSYGAPVVVEDVLYAGICIKEQTGVEYDNYVRAYV
- a CDS encoding replication factor C small subunit; this encodes MTDAAGGRQEIWVEKYRPERLEDVVGHPDITERLQSYVDRDDLPHLLFAGPAGTGKTASSVSIAKEIYGDDWQENFLELNASDERGIDVVRDRIKDFARASFGGYDYRVIFLDEADALTDDAQSALRRTMEQFSNNTRFILSCNYSSKIIDPIQSRCAVFRFAQIGDDAVAAHLRHIAAQEDLEYTEDGIDALVYAADGDMRRAINALQAASATGEAVDEETVYAITATARPEEIEEMVTEALSGDFTAARSTLDDLLTNRGLAGGDIIDQIHRSVWNFDVEEAAAVRLLDRLGEADYRIAEGANERVQLEALLASVALNAEE
- a CDS encoding TspO/MBR family protein, producing MDLTRDDLPGIALAVVVCNAVGAAPALVTATGAGTWYESLARPALAPPNWVFGPVWTLLFTLLGVAAYLVLRDGTGRKRAVAFGLFLAQYVLNVSWTLVFFGGENIEGGLAVIAALLALIAATLAAFYRVRGVAGYLLVPYLAWVSFAAYLNYAFWTLN
- a CDS encoding GNAT family N-acetyltransferase codes for the protein MRVLDGAMLEISASVVEDRIDAGTVLVADDDNRIVGALVAMPREEGAHVEAIAVRRRRRGRGIGSRLVAAAADRWTPLTADFDPPVKPFYEKLGFDCERRGDRYRGVLH
- the samp2 gene encoding ubiquitin-like small modifier protein SAMP2, whose product is MRVTVEVVGEDTHEFDVDDETYADLLAKVDLSPHEVSVMVDGTPVPEDQPVDAEHVRVLRLIRGG